The DNA window GAATGTCTTCCACGGTGTCCTGCCATTCCTCCTCCAACTCGTCGTACTCGTCGTAAAGCGCGTCGCGTTCCGCAAGGGGGAGGGGCTCTACGTCGGCATCGGCCATCTGCCCGTCGCCCCCAACGGGAGCCTGAGGGGCAGGCGCGCGGCGCAGGCGCTTCTCGATCTCTTCCTGCCGTGCCTCAATGTCGGCCACGGCCTCTTGAATCTCCGCCCTGAACTCGTCGGTCTTGGCCCGAAGCTCATCGTCGGTCAAATCCTGAAGCTCGTCGTAGTGCTCGTTGATCTCCTCCACGACGGGCCAAAGCTTCTCAAGCTCGCGCTTGTTCTGGTCGCCGAACAGGTTTTTTAGCCACTCAAACATGGAACGCTGGTGTCGTACGTACGAAGGACGACGAAGTCGCGATACGAGGCAATCCTAAGAAGAGAACATCGGACGCCTCCGACGGCCCGGCAGAAATGGCCGTCTACCGCATGAGGGGTTGGCACGCAGGCTCTGAGGTTGCGTTCCCGGTCCCACTCGTTTGCACAGGGCGTTCGTCTGTAAAACATGAGGTCTGCCCCTGGTGTCCTCGGGATTTGCCTCTTCCTCCTGCGCCAAACAAATGGGGAACGCCTCCCCAGGATCCGGGTCCCGAACGGCCAAGATCCGCCCCGCGGACAATCCAAACCTTCTATCTCTCCTCGCATTCGCCCCCCTACTCTTCCTCCCTAGACCGCCCGATCCCCCCTCCTTCTGAGACGCTTACGCGCCGTGCCGAGCCCCTTCCCATCCGTTTACTACATTCTCCCCACTGCCCTCCAACGAGGAACGCTGTTTCTCATCGGCCTGGTCCTGCTACTGGTTGTGGCCATAATCGCCTAGCCAAAAAATCGCAGGCCGCCCCCCACCCCAACGGTCCCGACGACGCGGCCACAGGGAGGCCCCGGCAGACGAAACACAGCCGACGATGACCTCCCGGCCGTGCGTCCGTTACGTCGTCACCCCCGCCTCTTCCGGCACGTCAACGAACGTGAGCCAGTCGTGCGGGTCTTCCCCGCCCTGCACCACGTCGAAGAAGGCATCCTGCAATTCCTTCGTGACCGGGCCGCGCTTGCCCCGACCAATTTCGTAATCGTCCACTGTGCGAATGGGCGTCACCTCTGCCGCCGTGCCCGTAAAGAAGAGCTCGTCGGCCAGGTAGAGCTCCTCGCGGGCAATCCGTTTCTCCTCGATGGAGTACCCACGCGCCTCTGCCAGTGCAATGACGGAGTCTCGCGTGATGCCCGGAAGAATGGTAGAGCTGGACGGGGCAGTGTAGAGCGTCTCGTCCTTCACGAGAAAGAGGTTCTCCCCACTGCCTTCAGCAACGTATCCGTCAGTGGTGAGCATAATGCCTTCCATCTTGCCGTTCTTCACGGCGTTCATCTTCACGAGGGAGGCATTCAGATAATTGCCGCCGGCCTTCGCCATGGCCGGGAAGGTGTTGGGCGCCATCCGATTCCAGCTGGCTACCTCCACGTCCACCCCCTTCTCCAGGGCTTCTTCGCCGAGATACTGTCCCCACTCCCAGACGGCAATAGCTGTGTCGACCGTGTTGTCGAGCGGGTTGACGCCCATTGGGCCTTCGCCCCGAAACACCACCGGCCGGATATAACACGCAGGGAGGCCGCTGTGCTCAATCGTCTCGACAACCGCTGTATTCAACTCATCGAGCGTATACGGAATCTCCATGCGGTACACCTTTGCCGAATCGAGGAGGCGTTGCATGTGCTCCTCCAGTCGAAAAACGGCCGGGCCGCGCTCCGTTTCGTAGCAACGGATGCCTTCAAACACGGACGAACCGTAGTGAATGACGTGCGACAGGACGTGCACCTGCGCGTCCTCATGGGAAACGAACTCTCCGTTGAACCAGATGTCGGGCTTCATGATAAAATGAGCTGAGGGATGATCGGGGGAATCGAGCGGCGAAGAACCAGGAGCAAAACGAGGCCCAAAGGGAAAGGTTCACCTGAACCTTGGGCCGGTGTGGAGGTCGTTTCGGCCCTGCTCGACCCGTGCCCTCAACGTTGGGATGCGACGGCGCCGCGTGAACGCCATCCGCCCGATGGTCCACAGAATCTTGGCCGAGGCCTTCACGGTGCCCTGAATGGTGCCGGTGATTTTCGAAACGCCCACCCGCCGCCGGTAGGAGACAGGAACCTCCTCCGTGCGCAGCCCCGCCTCTACGGCCTTGATCTGCATCTCAATGGTCCACCCGAAGGTTTTGTCCTGCATGTCCAGCGCCCGCAGGTCGCGGAAGCGGATGGCCCGAAACGGGCCGAGGTCGGTGTACTCCGCCCCCCAGACCCATCGCATGAGTGTACACGCCAGCCGGTTGCCAATCTGGGCCTGCGGCAGCAGGGCCCCCGGTTCCGTCTCGCCCCGAATGCGGGACCCCACCACGAAATCAGCGTCGTCGTTCACAATCGGCTCGACGAGTCGCGTCATCTCCTCCGGATGATCGCTGTAGTCGCCGTCGAGGAAGACGACAATGTCCGGTTGCCGGGCCTTCGCATACTCGATCCCGCGCAGGCAGGCGTAACCGTATCCCTGCCGTTCTTCAGTGAGGACAGTGGCCCCGGCGGCCCGGGCGTTATCCTCCGTCTCGTCGGTGGAGGCATTGTTGACGACCACCACCTCGTCTGCAACGTCATCGGGAATGTCGCCAATCACCTGGCCGATGGCACGCGCTTCGTTGAAAGCAGGAATAATGACAAGGGTAGTCACGGGACGATCGGCCGAACGAGAAAAAGACGAGGAGTCCGCTCTATGGGACGCAAGCCCCAATGGACGTTACGGAAAGTGCGATTTGCATTGAGCGTTCCTCGTGAGGGATCGAGAAAAACCCCCGGTCTTCCAGGACCAACCAGACGATTGTTCACTGACGGCAGACCGCCGCATCGTTATTAAAGAAACACTGCAAGGCAGAGGGCCTTGGCCGGGAAAATCAGTATACAGGACAATCGGTTGTCCGCGGTCGGCCGACCGGGAACCGGCCTAAGAAGCCATCTCCCGGTCACTACGCCTCCGCCGCAGCCATCTCTTCAATCGCCTCCTCGTTCATGCGCATCGTCGTCCAGTCGTCCATCGGCTCAGCGCCCACCTCCTCGTAGAAGTCGATCGCGTCTTCATTCCAGTCCAGCACCGCCCACTCCATCCGGCGGCACCCGCGTGCCTCCGCAATCTCCGCACATCGCTGCAACAGCGCAAAGCCAATGCCCTCGCCCCGGTACGTCGACTTTACGAAGAGGTCCTCCACGTAGAGTCCCGCGTTGGTGAGGAACGTGGAATAGTTGTGGAAGAAGAGCGCAAATCCCACCGCCGTGCCGCTGTCCGTCTCCGCAATCAGCGCCTCACATCCTGTGAGCGCTTCCTCCGACAAATGCTCGCGCAGGAGATGCACGCTGGGCTCAGCCTCGTCCATCAGTCGCTCGTAGGCGGCCAGCTCCAGGATGAGATCTTGCAGCGTCTCGGCATCGTCGGGGGTGGCCTTTCGGATCGTTGCTACAGCCATCGTTGTGCTACGGGTGAGTGGAAGGGCCAGCCTCGGTCATAGCAGCTGCGTTCGGTCGGAACCGTTAAACGCAGGACGTTGAACCACGAAACGTGGAACGCGCTATCGATATCGGCTCAGCGGGTCGTCATCGTCGTCGTCATCGAAGCCCTCGTCCGGCATGCCACCGTCGCCGAGCGAGGACAGCATCGAGCCCATGATGTCGTCGTAGGACTGTACGCCGTCGCCAATCTCCTTCCCGATGAGTGAGTTCTGGTGGAGCGCCTCCAGGACGAACTCCATTGTCACGAGCCGCTCGGCGTCCGAATCGGGCGTCGCGTGCTGTTCGACGAGATCATACAGCCCGTCGATCTGCGTCAGGGTCTCGGCGTAGGTGTCGTCGCTCATGTCCTGCTCCAGGTCCACCGAGTGGCCGTCGGCAAACCAGTCCAGCACGTCCTGGTAGGCCGGGCGGCCCTTCTCCTTGTCATCCGGGTCGGGGAAGTAGCGGGTGTAGATGGCGCGGATGGCCTGCCCGATGAGCGAAAGCGCCACGTTTTGCGCCCCCTCCTGCTCCCCCTCGTAGACGAGTTCGACCTTACCGGTAATGGCCGGTGCCACATGCATGAGGTCGCTGATGCGAACCGTCGTTTCCTCCTCCCCGTTCAGCAGCGCGCGGCGCTCGGCAGCCGAGAGCAGCGCCTCCATCGCCGCCCGCGTCACACGCACCGAGACGCCCGACGTCTGGTCAATGTACTCGCTCTCGCGGGCCTCGAACGCAATCTGCTCGATGATCTCGCGGAAGAAGTGGGGCACGTGCACGTCAATGGCGGCCTCGCCGTCGTCGGACGCTCGGTCGATCCAGGCCTCCTGCTCGGTAATCGCCATCCCCGTATCCAGCGTCTTCGGGTAGTGGGTGATGATCTGGCTGTCGATCCGGTCCTTGAGCGGCGTCACCAGGTTGCCGCGACTCGTGTAGTCCTCCGGGTTGGCCGAGAAGACCATCATCACGTCGAGCGGAAATCGCACGTTGAATCCGCGGATCTGAATGTCCTGCTCCTCCATGATGTTGAACAGGCCCACCTGAATGCGGGGCTGGAGGTCCGGCAGCTCGTTAATCGCGAAGATGCCGCGATTCGTGCGCGGGATAATGCCGAAGTGGATGACCTCCTCATCGGCGTAGGTGAGGCGCTTGTTGGCGGCCTTGATGGGGTCGATGTCGCCGATGAGGTCCGCGATCGTGGTGTCGGGCGTCGCCAGCTTTTCGCCGTAGCGGGCCTCGCGCGGCAGCCACTCGATCGGCGTCTCATCACCGTGCTCGTCCACGACCTCGCGCCCCTGCTTCGTCACCGGCTCGAACGGATTCTCGTTCAGCGGGGTGTCCGCAAGCACCGGGATGTAGTCGTCCAGCAGGTCTGGTAGCATCCGGATGAGGCGCGTCTTGGCCTGCCCACGGAGGCCGAGCAGAATGAGATCGTGCTTGGCCAGAATGGCATTCTGGATCTGCGGAATCACCGTCTGGTCGTAGCCCAGAATGCCGGGAAAGATGTTCTCGTCGGCACGCAGCTTTGCAATCAAATTCGCCCGCATCTCGTCCTTCACGGAGCGAACCTGGTAGCCGGAGGCCTTCAACTCGCCGAGGGTCGAAAGATCAGTCGGGGCAGACATAGGGAAGCGGGGTACGTACAAAAGACCAGGAGGGATGCCGGATTGGCGAGGCGCGAACTGGCACGCAGGCCCCAAATGGCTGTTCCCCTCTTCGGTCCATTGCACCGGAAGAATTACACCTTCGGCGAAGTGCGTTTGCCTCACTCCCGCATCGTGCCTGACAGGGTGGCCCCGGGTCTCCCCTCGTTACGGAAATATTGTGTTCAATTGGATCTGTCGCCCTTACCTCGCATTCAGGCGGGCAGGTTTCAACTGGAAACCAACTGTCGTCTAGCCCTGTCATCCATTTCGCTCTGCTCATGACCTACGTCTCTCGCGTTCTGTCCCTAGCCGCACTGGCCTTTGTGCTCAGCGCCGCTGTGTCTTCCGTCCACGCCCAGCGCACCTCCGGGGCCGTGGGCCTCGGTGGTCAGGTAGGCGAACCCTCCGGCGTGACGCTGAAGGTCCACAATGCCGGGGCGCCGTCCTATGATTTTCTGGCGGCGTGGAGCAGTGTCAGTGACTTCTTTTTCCTGAACGGCCACGCGCTCTTTGAGAAGCCCCTCCCCGCCGAGAACGTCGAGCAACCCCTGGAGTGGTTCATTGGCCCGGGTGCGTACGTTGGTGTTTTCGAAGCCGGTCCTCAGGACGGAGAGGCCGTATTCGGGATCAGCGGCACCATTGGAGTCCAGATGGTGCTGGCCGAACACTTCGAACTGTACCTGCAAGCCACACCCCGATTCAACCTCGCTCCGGAGACGGACGGGGATCTCGGCGGCGGGCTCGGCCTCCGGTACTACTTCTAACCCCCCAACATTACGGAAACCGATACCTCAACTCTACGAACATGCTGCGCGTGGCGGCCGGGTAGAAGCGCGGGCCGCTCGCGCCCCGGACGCCGTGCTGCAACACATGGGCGTCGAGCAGGTTGTCGGCGTTGAGCTGAAGCTGAAGGCCCTCGAACGGCGTGTGTGCGGGGGCCTCGTAGGTGAGCGAGGCGCCAAGCAAGGCGTACGGATCGATCGTGCGAGCGTCGGTCTCCTTAACGACCAGATCGCCACCGTCAACGGTCGCGGCGTCCCCGCCGGAGTTGTCGACGTACTGACGGCCCACGACCCGCACGTTGAGCGACGCGGTGAGCCCCTGCCACGTGTACGACGTGCGCAAATTGGCCAGTTGTTCAGGCGAAGATGCAATCGGGTTGCCGTCACGTTCGAGGGCGACGGTCGTGTCCCCCAGCGTCCGGTACTCGGTGAAGTCGATGAACCGGGTACGGGCAATCATCGCATTGCCCGAAAGGGTCCATCCGGGCACCAGTTGCACGCTGCCCTCCAGTTCTAGGCCCGCGTGTCGGCTCCGATCGGCATTGCCAGTCCGGGGCACCCCGAACTGCGTAACCCCACCGCTCGGGACAATCTCATTCCAGAATTCCATCCAAAAGCCGTTGGCCGAGAGGCGGTAACGACGTCGATTCAGAGAGCCGCCGACCTCCACGTCTACCAGATGCTCCGGCTCGATGAGGGGCCGGTCGTAGTCGAATGAACCGTCCATCCCCCGCTCAAACTGCGGCGTCGCCCCCGCCGGTCCTTCGCCTCCGTCATAGAGCTGGGTACGGCGAGGTTCTCGACTGGCAAAAGCAATGCTCGCGTAGGTGCTGAACGGCTGATCCGGAAAGAGTGTAACGCCCAGGCGCGGGTTCGCAAAGAAATAAGGCACCGTGAAGTTGTGCGCCTGCAGGTTCTTGCGATCGAACGTCTTTTCGTCGTAGAAGCGGTAGCGGCGCCAGGTGAGTTGCAGATCGGCCTGCACGGCCAGCCGATCCACAGGCCGGAAGAGGTGGGCACCAAAAGCAGACGTAATGATCTTTTCGCCCCGGTACTGCCAGAGCCGATGATCGGCTTCCGGCCCCACCACTGCATCCGGAATCATGGACCCGGCCCGCTGAATACGCCCCCATCGCAGGGATCGATGCAGACGCGCCTCGACGCCCACCGTCGTCTTCGTCGTCCCGCTCTCATACACCAGCGTCGGAATCCAGCCCCACTGGTGCTGGTCGAGCGTGCCCCGCACAACCACGTCGTCGGGCGTGAGACCGAAGGCAAAAAGGGGAGCAGCACGCTCAGCGTCGCTCAGCCGTCGGCCGTCAAGGGTGACGTCGTCCGGAAGACGCAGATAATCGGCGGATCGGTAATTGGCACCGTAGTCGAAGTAGCCGACGCCCCGAATCCAGAAGGCCGTCTGGTCAAGCGACCAGTCCGGCGACACGCGCCACTCATGATTGAGGTGGACCTGGGGCGGTCGAAAGCGCTCTTGGTCGTTGGCGGCAGCACTCGGATTCTGCCGGCGCGCCGTCTCGTTGTCGTTGGCCGACTTTGGAATGCCACTAAACGCCAATCCGTCCATCTGCAATCCCCCAAAGGCCTGGATTTTGAGGGTGGACCGCTCACCGTAGCGCGCAATTCCGCCGAAGAAGCGATTGAACTCGGTCCACGCATTGCGGCGGTAGCCGTCCGACACGACGCGGCTGACGCGAGCGTTGAGAACATAGCGATCGCCGAGCAGGCCGCTGTTGGCCGTCACCGAGTAGCGCTGCGTGTCGAACGACCCGGCCCCCGTGCGAACGCGAAGGTACGGCTCCGGCTCGAACGGATCGGTGACGATGTTGATGGCCCCGCCGATGCCTACGGAGCCGTACAGCGACGCCCCCGCCCCACGCTGCACCTGCACGTCCTCGATCGAAGATTCCATGCCGTAGAGGTTCACCCAGAACACGTTGAAGTCCTCTGGGTCGTTCTGCGGCACGCCGTTGATCGACACCGCAATTCGGCGTTGGTCGAAGCCGCGGATGGAGAGGGTCGAATACCCGATCCCATTGCCGTTTTCGGAATAGGAGGTGGTCGACGGCATCTCTTCCAGCAGTGCCGGGAGATCCTGAACCCCGAGGCGTCGGTCCACCTCGTCGGTCGTGAGGTTGCTGACGGTAACGGGGGCGACCCGTTGCTGCGCCCGTCGCGTGGAAATGACGACCTCGTCCTGGGCCAGCGAGCGGGGATGGAGCGCAATCGTGTCGCGCCTCGTCTCGCCGGCAGCAAGGATGAGGCGTTCGGTGTGGCGCTCGTAGCCCACGAAGCTCACCGCAAGCCGGTAGCGGCCCGGAGCCACGCCGCGCAGGATAAACCGACCGGTTGAATCCGTGGAGGTCCCGTAGCGACGCTGCCCGGTGGCCGGATTGCGCAGGACCACGTTTGCTCCGGGTAAAGGTTGAGACGGATCAGACTCAACCACGCGTCCGATAACGGCCGCCGATTGGGTAGACTGGCCGTGCGCCGGAAGGAGCGCAGCAACACTAAACAAAAGGACAAAAACGAACGACTGGAGAGAACGAAGCAAGATCATCGTCGCGCCAAGCAGATGTGAACGAGCAAGCGGCGCGCCGATGGGGGACAATACAAACGCCGCCACCATCGACACGGATGGGGGCGGCGACAACCGAACTGGCCCGCCACGGACCAGCCATCGCCTGCTTCTTCCCTACGCCGGTATGAACCGGGTCAGGTTCGAAGGGTACGGTCTCAGCCCCGACGCAGCAGCGCGCCGGGACGCCCCCAGCAGTCATTTCAAATGTCAATTCGGATACCGGAGGCGGCACCGCGTGTTTCTGCGCCCGGAGGACGCTATTGGCTCAGCTATGGATGAATTACAGATTCAGATGGACGCACTAATACGGCGAGTTCCTTTTGAGCACAACCATTCGGTGCAAAACATGGTCGCCGGTATAAGCCAACCATCCCTGATGCGGGCTCACCGCCAGATTTCCATGCGCAATCCCTGTGCACTTTCTGGGGCCGGTTCGGTCTCCGGTGGGCACCGCTCGGCTGTGCCCTCACGAATCCGCCGGGCCGTCCAGCAGGCGGCATGGGCATCGATCACATCGTCTGCCCCGAGCGCTCCTTCTGCGACCGCTGCGACGGCCTCCTCAACGTCCGGAATCCCATTTTTCTGCAACAAGCGCACGCGCTCATCGCGCCCCTCCCGGCTCTTCTTTTTCGCCTCAACCGGCGCGTCCCCATTCATAGCATAGAAAGAGAGCTCGGGATGTACCTCGCGGACGCGCTGCTGGCGCTGAGGAGTCATCCGTGCAGCCAGGGCCCGCAGCTTCGGCAGCAGGTGGAAGGCCTGCTTCGAAAGACCGGGCGCGTCCGGTCCGCTGGCGCGATTGCGACGGAGAGCCTCCTCGTAGGTATCAGCCTGAAGAGTGTCGTACGCGGGGGCCGAAAAAACACTCGCCCCGCGCGGATGCCCCAACAGCTTGCGCGCAGCCTGGTCGCAGGCCCGTCCGCCCGGCTCGGCCTGCTCCGGGCACCCAATCACCATGTCGATGCCCGTCACCGCTGGCGCCTCCGGCAGATCGAGCAGCGCCTCCACGGCGTCCACCGTGCGTCGCCGTATCGTCCCGGTCGTGGGTTGCCAAAGCACAATGGCCCAACCGTCTCGAAACCCATCAGCCCCGGCCACCCACTCTGCTGAGGAAGCCTCGTCGGTCATCGCATTGATCTGCGTCTCTATTCCGGTCGAACCCGTTGCTCTGAACCCGGAGAGACCGCTTCCGATCCGCAGTGCGTTCCGTACGCCCCCCTCTCTCCGAGCAACGTCCCCTCAACGCCCGTCCTCCTTTTTCTTCAAAAAGGAAACGACGACACCAATCTCCGGCCCCAAAAGAAAATGCCCGTCCCCCTTCTCGGGACGGGCATACCGACTGGACGTCTTGAATCAGCTTCAAACCGCCGGCCGGTAGGGTCGCTCCACAGAATCGCTACGGCAGAACCGCATCGATCACGTCGCTGATCTCCTCGTCGTTGGCATCGCTGTAGAAGTACTCCTGAGCGTTTGTGATCGTGTGGTTCATGATCGAGCGTCCGCACATCGACCCCGAGCATCCGCTCGTAATCGAGTGTCCGTGGTGCCCGCCAATCAGGTGACCGACCTCGTGGGTGAGGATCAGTCGATTGATGTGCAGACTCCGGGAGGAAAGCACCTCGCTGAAGAGGTGATTGTCCCCACTGCCTCCGCCCCATCCTCCGCTCGGCGACCCGATCCCTCCGGCCCGGCCGGCAAGGCCGTTCACGTCGTACCCAACCAGAAACAGGTGCATTTGCTTCTCCGAAAGGGAGTGAATCAGGAAGTAATTCGGATCCTCCAGCTGGTTAATCAGCGTACCGTGACTGGTGGTGGACGGCCCGCCGGACACCCAGACCTCCTGTCCGGCAATGCTCAGATCCAGACGCCACGTGTCGCTAGAGATCGGTTCGATGAGCCCATCGGTAATCTGCGCGGCCAGGAACAGGCTCTCCTGACGACGCCACACAGTGTTCGGATCCGCGTCGTGGAAGTTGACATCTCCGTCCAACACCACACTGGCCGACGCATCGACGTTCAACTTCGCGCGTCCCTGTCGGTCGCCGTTCGTATCCGCTGAGTCGTAAACGTCTCCGTCCCCGATCTCAAAATCCCTGGTATGTTCGATATTGTAGACTACGTGGAAATTGGGGTAATCGTCGGTCTGGAGCACGTGGTTGACCGACTGGATGTAGCTGAGCCCAAAATCGGAGTGGCGCAGAACCCCGCGGAGCATCGTCTGCTCGTCATCGAGAATGGTGACGCCCCCCAACCGGCGCGCATTGTCCTGCCCCCCGAGGAGGTAGCTCTGTTCGGGAGGCAGACGGACCGTCTCGTAGGTCTCGGGTCCCTCCCGCAAAATGCCGGTCTCGACGCTGTCGGGACGAAGATCGGCCGGCCGACTCCGGAAGGTCGTCTCGACCACCTCGTTCTCCGGGGTGACGAGCGGAAGCGTCGTTTCTCCAGACTCAAGCTCCTGTACTACCTCGCCAACGCTGATCTTCCGAACCTGTAGCTCGGCAACCTGCGCTCCGAAGGCGTCCTGTACTCGGCTCGCAAGCTCCTCGCTCGAAATGTCCCCGGGGTGTTGATCCTCGCCTTCCTCCTGCGTA is part of the Salinibacter sp. 10B genome and encodes:
- a CDS encoding GNAT family N-acetyltransferase, which gives rise to MAVATIRKATPDDAETLQDLILELAAYERLMDEAEPSVHLLREHLSEEALTGCEALIAETDSGTAVGFALFFHNYSTFLTNAGLYVEDLFVKSTYRGEGIGFALLQRCAEIAEARGCRRMEWAVLDWNEDAIDFYEEVGAEPMDDWTTMRMNEEAIEEMAAAEA
- a CDS encoding DUF429 domain-containing protein, translated to MTDEASSAEWVAGADGFRDGWAIVLWQPTTGTIRRRTVDAVEALLDLPEAPAVTGIDMVIGCPEQAEPGGRACDQAARKLLGHPRGASVFSAPAYDTLQADTYEEALRRNRASGPDAPGLSKQAFHLLPKLRALAARMTPQRQQRVREVHPELSFYAMNGDAPVEAKKKSREGRDERVRLLQKNGIPDVEEAVAAVAEGALGADDVIDAHAACWTARRIREGTAERCPPETEPAPESAQGLRMEIWR
- a CDS encoding glycosyltransferase family 2 protein, with protein sequence MTTLVIIPAFNEARAIGQVIGDIPDDVADEVVVVNNASTDETEDNARAAGATVLTEERQGYGYACLRGIEYAKARQPDIVVFLDGDYSDHPEEMTRLVEPIVNDDADFVVGSRIRGETEPGALLPQAQIGNRLACTLMRWVWGAEYTDLGPFRAIRFRDLRALDMQDKTFGWTIEMQIKAVEAGLRTEEVPVSYRRRVGVSKITGTIQGTVKASAKILWTIGRMAFTRRRRIPTLRARVEQGRNDLHTGPRFR
- a CDS encoding TonB-dependent receptor; translated protein: MILLRSLQSFVFVLLFSVAALLPAHGQSTQSAAVIGRVVESDPSQPLPGANVVLRNPATGQRRYGTSTDSTGRFILRGVAPGRYRLAVSFVGYERHTERLILAAGETRRDTIALHPRSLAQDEVVISTRRAQQRVAPVTVSNLTTDEVDRRLGVQDLPALLEEMPSTTSYSENGNGIGYSTLSIRGFDQRRIAVSINGVPQNDPEDFNVFWVNLYGMESSIEDVQVQRGAGASLYGSVGIGGAINIVTDPFEPEPYLRVRTGAGSFDTQRYSVTANSGLLGDRYVLNARVSRVVSDGYRRNAWTEFNRFFGGIARYGERSTLKIQAFGGLQMDGLAFSGIPKSANDNETARRQNPSAAANDQERFRPPQVHLNHEWRVSPDWSLDQTAFWIRGVGYFDYGANYRSADYLRLPDDVTLDGRRLSDAERAAPLFAFGLTPDDVVVRGTLDQHQWGWIPTLVYESGTTKTTVGVEARLHRSLRWGRIQRAGSMIPDAVVGPEADHRLWQYRGEKIITSAFGAHLFRPVDRLAVQADLQLTWRRYRFYDEKTFDRKNLQAHNFTVPYFFANPRLGVTLFPDQPFSTYASIAFASREPRRTQLYDGGEGPAGATPQFERGMDGSFDYDRPLIEPEHLVDVEVGGSLNRRRYRLSANGFWMEFWNEIVPSGGVTQFGVPRTGNADRSRHAGLELEGSVQLVPGWTLSGNAMIARTRFIDFTEYRTLGDTTVALERDGNPIASSPEQLANLRTSYTWQGLTASLNVRVVGRQYVDNSGGDAATVDGGDLVVKETDARTIDPYALLGASLTYEAPAHTPFEGLQLQLNADNLLDAHVLQHGVRGASGPRFYPAATRSMFVELRYRFP
- a CDS encoding branched-chain amino acid transaminase, yielding MKPDIWFNGEFVSHEDAQVHVLSHVIHYGSSVFEGIRCYETERGPAVFRLEEHMQRLLDSAKVYRMEIPYTLDELNTAVVETIEHSGLPACYIRPVVFRGEGPMGVNPLDNTVDTAIAVWEWGQYLGEEALEKGVDVEVASWNRMAPNTFPAMAKAGGNYLNASLVKMNAVKNGKMEGIMLTTDGYVAEGSGENLFLVKDETLYTAPSSSTILPGITRDSVIALAEARGYSIEEKRIAREELYLADELFFTGTAAEVTPIRTVDDYEIGRGKRGPVTKELQDAFFDVVQGGEDPHDWLTFVDVPEEAGVTT
- a CDS encoding AAA family ATPase, producing MSAPTDLSTLGELKASGYQVRSVKDEMRANLIAKLRADENIFPGILGYDQTVIPQIQNAILAKHDLILLGLRGQAKTRLIRMLPDLLDDYIPVLADTPLNENPFEPVTKQGREVVDEHGDETPIEWLPREARYGEKLATPDTTIADLIGDIDPIKAANKRLTYADEEVIHFGIIPRTNRGIFAINELPDLQPRIQVGLFNIMEEQDIQIRGFNVRFPLDVMMVFSANPEDYTSRGNLVTPLKDRIDSQIITHYPKTLDTGMAITEQEAWIDRASDDGEAAIDVHVPHFFREIIEQIAFEARESEYIDQTSGVSVRVTRAAMEALLSAAERRALLNGEEETTVRISDLMHVAPAITGKVELVYEGEQEGAQNVALSLIGQAIRAIYTRYFPDPDDKEKGRPAYQDVLDWFADGHSVDLEQDMSDDTYAETLTQIDGLYDLVEQHATPDSDAERLVTMEFVLEALHQNSLIGKEIGDGVQSYDDIMGSMLSSLGDGGMPDEGFDDDDDDDPLSRYR